The Candidatus Vicinibacter proximus sequence TCGATTCCATTTCACCAAACTAGATGAAGAATTTAGATGGAAAAACGATAAACAAACCCGATTACATTTCTGTCAATTAATCTCTATTGCCCAACAAAATGCTAACTTTGCAGCCCAAAATTTATTTTGATGAATATTAATATTACATTTCCGGATGGCAGAGTACAGGAATATCCTCAGGGAGTTAGTGCTCTTCAGGTGGCACTATCCATTAGTGAAGGTCTTGCCCGCAACGTTTTATCTGCCAAAGTAAATGGAGAGGTTATTGACGCTACAAGACCGATTTCAACGGACTGCACTTTGCAATTGCTCACCTGGAATGATAAAGAAGGAAAATCCACCTATTGGCATTCTTCCGCGCATCTCATGGCAGAAGCAATTGAGGCGCTTTATCCGGGTACGTTGTTTGGTATTGGACCAGCGATTGAAAATGGATTCTATTATGATATAGATACTCAGGGAAAACAATTGTCGGGTCATGATCTTGCTCAGATTGAATCCAAAATGATTTCTCTTGCACAGCAAAAATCGGATTATATCCGAAAAGAGATCGGTAAATCAGACGCCATTGCTTATTTTACGGAAAAGAAAGACCCTTATAAACTGGAGCTTTTGGAGGGCCTTCAAGATGGACAGATCACTTTTTATACACAGGGGAACTTTACAGATTTATGCCGCGGTCCGCACATACCAAATACGGGATTTATTAAAGCTGCCAAATTAACCAATGTGGCAGGCGCTTATTGGCGTGGGGATGAGACCAGGCCCCAGATGACTAGAATTTACGGCATCACTTTTCCAAAGCAAAAAGAATTGGATGAATACCTCATTTTGCTGGAGGAGGCCAAGAAAAGAGACCACCGCAAACTTGGACAGGAATTGGAGTTGTTTATGTTTTCCGATCGTGTCGGAGCCGGTCTGCCAATATGGTTACCTAAAGGAACAGCGCTCAGGCAAAGACTCGAGGATTTCCTTAAGGCTGAACAAATCAAGAGAGGCTATACGCCAGTAATTACTCCGCACATTGGCCATAAGAATCTTTACATTACAAGCGGTCACTGGGAGAAATACGGGAAAGATTCTTTTCAGCCGATACTTACTCCCAGGGAAGGTGAAGAGTTTCTCTTAAAACCCATGAACTGCCCGCACCATTGTGAAGTTTTTGGGCATAAGCCAAGGTCCTACAAAGAATTACCCATCAGGATCGCAGAGTTTGGTACCGTTTATCGATATGAACAGAGTGGGGAGTTGCATGGATTAACCAGGGTGCGTTGTTTCACCCAGGACGATGCACATATTTTTTGTACGGATGATCAGGTAAAGGCAGAATTTTTAAATGTTTTGGATCTCACCATGTATGTCATCAAAAAGCTTGGATTTGAGCATTTTACTGCTCAGATAAGCCTTAGGGATCCGGAAAACAAAGAAAAATACCTGGGTTCAGACGAAAATTGGAGTAAAGCAGAACAGGCTATTATTGATGCGACCAAGGAGGTTGGCCTTCCAACCACTACAGAATTAGGGGAAGCCGCCTTTTATGGTCCAAAACTGGACTTCATGGTAAAGGATGCTTTGGGTCGTAGCTGGCAATTAGGCACTATTCAGGTGGATTACAATCTTCCTGAACGCTTCCAGTTGGAATACATTGGCGCAGACAATTCCAAACATCGTCCCGTAATGATACATAGGGCTCCCTTTGGTTCGATGGAGCGATTCATAGGGGTTTTGACCGAACATTGTGCCGGTAAATTTCCACTTTGGCTGGCTCCTGAACAATATGGCATACTTACCGTCAGTGATAAGTATCAGGAATATGCTGAATCTGTCCATAGTTTGTTGCAAGATCAGGGACTACGCGGATTTATCGATGACCGGGTAGAATCGATTGGTAAGAAAATCAGGGATAATGAAGTAAAGAAAATTCCTTTTATGTTGATTGTTGGTGAAAAAGAGCACAATGATCAAACCATTGCGGTTAGAAAACAAGGTTCGGGAGATCAAGGAAGCCAGACAGTGCCGGAATTTGTTAACCTGATTAAAAGCCAACTTTAAACTTCCTGTATTGATTCCGGATCGTGCACATGATTTTCAAGATCAGGTACTGGAATTTTTATCCGGAGTTTATGAAAAGTTGCCAGTACTTCCAGACGGTATAAATCTCATCGAAACATCTGTAGGATCTTCGGCAGATCCATTAATTCGACAGTTTTATTCAACATTCTATTCAGATAATAAAAAAAGAAAATTAATTCTCGGTATCAATCCCGGAAGGCATGGTTCAGGAACAACCGGTATACCATTTACTGATGGCATTCATTTAAACACAGATTGCAACATTCCAAACACAATTAATAGTAAAGAATTGTCTGCTCAATTCATGTATGAGATGATGCAATCTTTTGGAGGTGCGGATATTTTTTATCAACAGTTTTTTATTTCTTCTGTCAGCCCACTGGGGTTTACTAAAATGGGAAAGAATTTTAATTATTATGATGATCAAGAATTTACCAATAGATTGACGGAATATATAGTTCACCAAATGAACCGACTTATAAAACTGCCATTAGACAAAGAAAAAATCTATTGTCTTGGAGAAGGTAAAAACTATAAATTTTTGGTCACCCTTAATGAGCAGCATAAGTGGTTCAGTCAAATTTATCCACTTCCCCACCCTAGATTCATCATGCAATATAAAAGAAAGGAAAAAAGCAAATTTATTCAAAAGTACCTGCAAGCACTCTCTGAATATTAACGATGCGTTGACTAAATGTTAATCTCCTTTAACAAGCCTTAAAATCACTTTGTCTATTTTTGCACAAATATTAAAAAATACAAAATGAAAAAATTATCAATTCTATTCGTTTCTTTTCTTGTGGTAGTAGCATGTAAAAATGTAGACCAATTCAGAGCACCAATTGAGGCACTTACTGCTGAGTGGTCTAAAGCAGGTACTGCTGTAACGGATGCTGGTACTCAAGTAAGCGCTGTTGCTTCTTCTCTTACTGCACTTCAGGACAGTATGATGATTGATCCTGCACTTAAGCTTAAACCTGCTACAGTAACCGTACTGGACAGCATCAAAAACACCTTCATGGCTCAAGTTCAAGGTTTAGGAAATTTAAGTACAGAAATCGCAGGATTTTCTGAAAAATGGGCTACAATGACTGCTGAAGTTGATGCTTTAAGCACAGGTCTTAAAGAAGGTAAATTGGAAGGAGATGTAATGGCAAAAATCAATGAATTAAAAACATCTGCTGCTTCTGCTGCAAGCATGGTTGATGGTTGGAATTCAAGCACTATGAGTGCAAAAGAAGCTGCAATGAAAGCTTATGATGCATTCAAACAAACAATGATGGCGAAGTAATCTTCAACCAATATTGTAAAATATAAGGGGACGAATTATCGTCCCCTTTTTTTTTCATGTCTCAAGCTTTATACAGTAATTTGTTTCCCTTTAGCGTAGCTTACTTCCCTTAAGTATCTAGATGAATTAGTAAAAGCCCTCTATATTTGCATCATTCCAACACTTCAACAAAAAACTTAGCAAGTTCATGCAGGAAAGACATAAAGACCGGAAACTCTATTTCAACGAACAATCTGCCACGACAGAAAAGTATGTCATCCCTTACATACAGGAAATCAGAAAATTTGATGCCAGCTCTTTTATCCTTGAAGTGGGTTGTGGAGAAGGAGGAAATTTGGAGCCATTTTTAAAAATGGGGTGCAAAGTTTATGGCATTGATATTTTGGATCATCAAATTCAAATTGCCAGGGAAATTTTTGCACATCATCCCATGCATCATAATTTAAATTTAATTGCACAAGATATTTACAAAATCAAGCCGGAAGATCTTCCTTCCTTCGATGTTATTTTTCTAAGAGACGTAATTGAACACATTCCGGATCAGCAAAAATTTATGCATTTCATTAAATCCTTTTTAAAGGATGATGGTGTAATATTTTTTGGTTTTCCTCCTTGGAGAATGCCTTTTGGCGGACATCAGCAGGTATGCCAACACAAGCTTCTATCCAAGCTTCCATACTTTCATTTACTACCACAGTTTTTATATGCCTCTGTTTTGAAATCTTTTGGAGAAAGTAAGGCTCTTATTGATGGGTTGAAAGAGGTAAAAGAAACAGGAATCAGTATTCATGAATTCTTTCGATATTTAAGAACATCCGGTTTTGAAATTGCCCGAGAGAATCATTATTTGATCAATCCAAACTATGAGATTAAATTTAATTTAGCTCCACGAATGTTGCCATCAATATTCAAAATCCCATGGTTGTGTGATTTTTACACCACCGCTGTTTATTGTGTGGCGAAAAAGAAACTTTAGTCAAATTAGAGATGGATTCCAAGCATACCAAATACACCAAATAAATGCAGTAAGGTAAATATCATGATGGCGATTAAAAAATAATAAGCCACCTTGTCTGCATTAGGAATTTTACTGACCGTGTGCGCGGTTATCCAACCGCCTGCCCCCTGACCCAAAGCAATGGTTCCCCCTATTTTCCAATCTACATAACCCATAACATGAAAAATTCCAATTACAATTATGGTGTATGAAGTGACCATAAGTACTTTTACGGCATTGGCTTCAATGATCGGCAGCTTTGCAACGTATACCATTACAGCAAGAAAAAAAATCCCCATGCCCATTTGAATAAAGCCACCATAAAATCCCAATGCAAGAAAAACAGGTATGTAAATCCATGGTTTTAGACCAGATGCAAACATTACTTTGCTTGTCCATTTTTTTGATTGAATGATCATCAGGATCAACAAGGATAGCACCAGATATTTGTAGACTTCTTTGAATCCATCCGGACTTATACGGATCGCCACAAGAGCCCCGATAATGGCCCCAATAATGCCAATTACCAAGTAGTGCCAGGTTTCTTTTAATGGAATTTTTTTATTTCTTTGGAAAGCTTCTAGACTGGCCAGGCCTTGTATAAATATCCCGATTCTGTTTGTTCCGTTGGCCAAATTACCAGGCATTCCCATGATTTCAGTTAAGAAGCCTAAAGTGAGAACAGATCCATTACCGGCAAGGGTGTTTATGCAACCGGCGATAAAACCACCTATTATAGCCAGAAATATCTCATAGGACGTCATTTTCTTCCTTGATTTCCTGACACAATTCTACCAGCACACCATGGCTAGATTTAGGATGAACAAAACAAATGAGTTTATTGTCTGCTCCCCTTTTAGGTTGATCATTTAACAAAATAAATCCTTCCGCTTTTAATCTGGCCATTTCTGCATAAATATCGTCTACTTCAAAAGCAACATGATGAATGCCTTCACCCCTTTTTTCAATAAACTTTGTGATCGGAGAATTGTCGTCTAGTCCTTGCAATAATTCTATTTTGCTTTCTCCTATTTTAAAAAAAGAGGTCAACACTTTTTCTGATTCCACCTCTTCCTCCTTATAAGGATTAACCCCTAGCAAATTGGCATATAAGTCATTTGATTCTGCAATATTTTTTACAGCAATGCCTAAGTGTTCAATTTTTTTTAATCGGGAGATCATATATCGATTTAAATGAAAGTTGCTTAGCCAAAAAGTTCATATTTTATTTGTCCGCGATCAACCTTTAATTCATTTATAAGATGCAACACGGTTTCATCAATAATTTCTGTCCAGCCACAAATCATAAATATGTTTTCCTTAAGTGCGCGATACTTTTCATTCAAATAAACAGGATGCACATATCCTTTATGAAAAGTCAGGTTTTCTGCATTTGGTGGCAATTTTGTTTCCCGCGACAAACAAATACTGGCCTTAAAATTTTTCAGATACTTTGCCCAGTCTACTATTTCCTCATAGTATAAAATATCTTTTTCTTTTCTGACTCCAAATATCAGATGGATGCCTTCATGCTTCATCCCATTTTTCTCTACCTCCTGGATCATGGAACGAAAAGGTACAATTCCTGCTCCGGTACAGATCATGTTCAAGGTACTTCCGACATTAGAGGGAAGAATAAAACCTCCATCCGGACCTTTAAATTTCAACACATCCCCTTTATTGATATCTTCAAAAAAATATCTGCTTGCCAACCCGCCCTTTTTATAAGAAATGCACAATTCAATCATGTTACTTCCATCCCAAGCATTTGCAACGGAATAACTCCTCCAACGCTCTGCACGTTTCTGACCCATTGGTAAATCAAAAGTAAAAAACTGTCCGGCAGCATAAGGCAATGCTTGTTCTGATTTTATCTTAAACCAAAACCTACGGGTGGTTGCAGATTCTATTTTCTGACCAATATATTCAGCTTCATGCCATTGCATATTTAGGTTAGCATTAGATTAAATAATAAAGTAAAAGTAACTCCTAGGGCACCAAATCTTTAAATGGGATGAGCTTTGAATATCCTTTGCTTGCAAAATAATCTTCGGTTTCCTTTTGATTCTTATCACTGGAGACTAGAACCATGTCGCCACCCCAGGCACCAAGACTTTTTACAGCACCCCAATAGTCAGGGAACAACCGATCTTTGACTTTTGTTTCTCCTAGGTAATCTGACACCATTTTTTCATGTTCATTGACCCAATTTTCAAAACCGGTAAGCGATTTTAGGTCTAACAACTTCTCCGTCATGTCGCTGGCTTTCTTAATTAAACCTTTATCCGGATTCTTGGTGCGAGCTGCTTTGACAGCTTCCCGAGAATTTACTTTTGTTTGCAAAGGCAGAAAATAAAGTTGACCTGCAAATCCCGGATGAAAGTCGACTTCTTCCAGATCTATGCTGCCGTCTCCAAGAGTATAGAGAATTGGACCTTCAGAATTGGCACAAGCGACATCATAACCGGAACCATTCTCTATGTCAAAATAAAGATGATAAGGGTTTACATCTGCCCAGGAAGCCATGTTGTTGATGAGTGTAGAAGAGGATCCCAGACCCCAGTTTAGTGGAAAGTCGAGATAATGATCCACTTTATATTTTTTCCAGTGGGAAAGAAATTCAGAATTGTTATTGCAGCAAGCTTTAAAGATCTTCCTCAAGTATTTGGCGGCAACTTCGTCCGTGGATTTGACTACATCAAGACCCATCAGGTCTATCTCTGCTTCAAACCATTTTTTTCCATTGTTATCGTATGAATTCCAGAGCACTTCAGAACCGGATAGTTCCTGAACCTTCATCCTTTGCCCTAATTTCGTAGGGAGAGCCAGGCAAGTTGCGCCATGTAAAACCAAGTATTCTGCACTTAGTAATACTTTACCCCTAGAGAAATATTCAGCTTTAATATATATAAATTTTTAAAATCGTTGCGAAGATACATTGTAAAATTAAATATGTCAACTTTAGGGGCTTTTTTCGCAGATATCTTTTAAGTGTTTTGACCTGAAGAATATTCTGATCTTAAATCATTAATGAACAAAAGTCGACTGGGTTGTATAAACAAATATTTAAAAAAGCATTGGGGATAAAAAGAGGAATGACTCTTTTCGCTATATGGCGGTATTAAATCTTGTTAATTATTTCTCTCCGTTACAAAATAGCATACTTTTTCAAGAGACGCACGTGCTTCATTATCCGGTAATGTCTTCAGAGAACCCAGTGCCTTGTCACGAAAATCCATCATGCTTTTAGATGCTTCAATTACACCATTATGGTCAAGAATAAAACGTATCGCAGCTTGAATTACCTTTGGGTCTTCAGAGTTTGCACGAATCTGATTGATTAATTGCCTGGATTTTTGTGAAGGTGCGTTTTTCAAAGCGATAATCAGAGGAAGTGTCATTTTTTTTTCCTTGATGTCATTGATCCTGGGTTTTCCTACACTTTCTTCCGACAAATCCATGAGATCGTCCTTTATCTGGAAAGCCATGCCTAAATCGGATCCAAACTGATGCATCAGCTTTAGCATTTCAGGATCTTCACTGGTACTCAATACCCCACAGCTGACCGAAGCGGCAATCAATGAGGCAGTCTTCTGTCGAATGATGCGGTAATAAATATCTTCATTGATATCCAGCCTTCGGGCTTTTTCCAATTGCAACAATTCACCCTCGCTCATGTCTGTAACTGCCTGAGACAATATTTTCAACATAGAAAACTGATCTCTTTCCAATGCTACCAATAAACCTCTGGACAAAAGATAATCCCCTACAAGCACGGCGATTTTATTTTTCCAAAGCGCATTGATCGAAAAAAAACCTCTTCTCTGTTCGGAATCGTCGACAACATCATCATGCACTAAAGTTGCCGTATGCAATAGTTCTACCATGGTTGCCGCTGCAAAAGATTGCGCATTGATCGGACCAAATACTTTTGCAGATAGCAAACTGATAAGCGGTCTGAATTGCTTGCCCTTGGTTTTTACAATGTAGTAACTGATCTTATCCAGCAATGGAACTTTACTTGCAATGGCGGCCTTAAAATGGGTTCCAAATTGCTTGAGTTCCTCTTTTATTGGCAACTTAATTTCCTCGAGACTAGCTTTCATGATCTTGGCCCAAAGATAGGGTAATCAAATGATGAATAAACAATTCTTCTCATCATTTGGACGGGGTCATGAACCCCGGTTTGAGCAGAATAGCCTATCTTGCACAAAAATATTACCTAGTGCTGCAGCTTTTCAGGAAAAATATGCTTTTCAATGTGCTCCTGATTATTCCGTATGCTTTTATTTTACACTTGGGCGCATGGTTTAGACCATTTCCCTTGATCATTGAATCAAAATCCTGGTTTTTTAATCTGATTTTTAGAGATTATATTCAAGACCTTTCCTTTACTTTTTTTTCATCCTCCATATTAATAGCATTTCAGGCTATTTTGATCAACCGAATCGTAAATAAATTCAGGATGAACCAGGATGCTCAGCTGTTCCCAGGAGTTATTTTTATTTTGTTTTGCAGTTTCCATCAGGATACCATAAATTTTAGTCCCGTACTCTTAGCAAACTTATTTTTTATTCTTGCTCTTGGGAACATTCTGGACATCTATGTAAAGAAAACTGTTCCTCTTCAATTATTTAATTTCGGCCTTTTTATTGGACTTGCCAGTCTTTTTTACATGCCTTATTACATCTTTATTTTTTTAGGTATTGTAGCCATTATCCTTTTAAGAGGCCTTTCTCTCAGGGAAGTTCTTCAAATTATTGCAGGATTTTTTAACGTTTACTTTTTATTGTTTACCTGTTTATATTTTATTAGAACGGAACATGTATTTTTTCCATCTGAAGCAAACGGTTTTTTCAGACCTTACATATTTTCATTTCAAATAGGATCCAAAGGTTTTGTGCACTTTGGAATGATGATTCTAATGCTATGCACCGTTTTGGTACAATATAATTTTTTTCAAATTAGACGCTCCATTATTATTCAGAAATATTACGATCTGATTTTTTGGGCCTTGTTAATTTCGTTTTTTTCAATGTTGTTTTTGGATGTCAGCAGCGTCAGTCATCTTATCATACTGATTACGCCAATTTGTTTTCTTATAGGATTATTGGTGACCAAAATTAAAAATCCTTTAATTTTAGAAACCCTTCATCTGATCTTTGTCTTTTCAGCCTTATTTTTGCAACTTCAAAACTGGTAATTATGAAATTTGGTGTAATCACTTTCCCGGGTTCCAATTGTGATGATGACATGTTGTACGTCCTTGGGCAAGTTTTTGGATATAAAGTTGTTCACATTTGGCATAAAGAAACCAAACTAGAAGGGTTCAATCCCGGAGATTGCATTTTTATACCCGGGGGATTTTCTTTTGGTGATTATCTCAGATGTGGAGCAATTGCAAGATTTAGCCCTATCATGGAAGATGTTATTCGCTTTGCACGAAATGGGGGGATGGTTATTGGCATTTGCAATGGGTTTCAAATACTCTGTGAAGCCGGACTTTTGCCGGGACAATTGCTGCTTAACGAAAACCAGCATTTTATATGTAAGAATGTTTACTTGAAGGCCGCAACCAAGGATAGTCCTCTGACCTACGACCTAGATCTCCACCGGGCTTATAAAATTCCAATAGCTCATGCGGAAGGAAGATATTACGCAGATGAAAAGACTTTAAGCGATTTACAAAAAAACAATCAAATCCTTTTCCAATATTGTGATGAAGATGGAAAAGTATCCGCATCTTCAAACGTTAATGGAGCATGCCTGAACATTGCGGGAATCTGTAATGAAAATAGAAACGTTTGTGGAATGATGCCACATCCAGAACGAGCTTCAGAAGAAGCATTGGGTAATACGGATGGTAAGTTTTTGTTTCACAGCCTTTTCTCCTGGCTCAAAGAACATTATGCGCTCATAGCTTAGACTGGTTAATTAACCGTTAAAAGCGCGGACCGGATTCGTCTCCCTTTCTGTTTTATTCTAAATTTGTAAAAACAAAATTTATGCGGTTATCTCTCAGCTTGATGTTTCTTTTGAATTATTGCATGATTTCTTATGCACAAATCTTGAATCCTGTGCATTGGACAACTGAGACC is a genomic window containing:
- the thrS gene encoding threonine--tRNA ligase yields the protein MNINITFPDGRVQEYPQGVSALQVALSISEGLARNVLSAKVNGEVIDATRPISTDCTLQLLTWNDKEGKSTYWHSSAHLMAEAIEALYPGTLFGIGPAIENGFYYDIDTQGKQLSGHDLAQIESKMISLAQQKSDYIRKEIGKSDAIAYFTEKKDPYKLELLEGLQDGQITFYTQGNFTDLCRGPHIPNTGFIKAAKLTNVAGAYWRGDETRPQMTRIYGITFPKQKELDEYLILLEEAKKRDHRKLGQELELFMFSDRVGAGLPIWLPKGTALRQRLEDFLKAEQIKRGYTPVITPHIGHKNLYITSGHWEKYGKDSFQPILTPREGEEFLLKPMNCPHHCEVFGHKPRSYKELPIRIAEFGTVYRYEQSGELHGLTRVRCFTQDDAHIFCTDDQVKAEFLNVLDLTMYVIKKLGFEHFTAQISLRDPENKEKYLGSDENWSKAEQAIIDATKEVGLPTTTELGEAAFYGPKLDFMVKDALGRSWQLGTIQVDYNLPERFQLEYIGADNSKHRPVMIHRAPFGSMERFIGVLTEHCAGKFPLWLAPEQYGILTVSDKYQEYAESVHSLLQDQGLRGFIDDRVESIGKKIRDNEVKKIPFMLIVGEKEHNDQTIAVRKQGSGDQGSQTVPEFVNLIKSQL
- a CDS encoding DUF4918 family protein, whose product is MIPDRAHDFQDQVLEFLSGVYEKLPVLPDGINLIETSVGSSADPLIRQFYSTFYSDNKKRKLILGINPGRHGSGTTGIPFTDGIHLNTDCNIPNTINSKELSAQFMYEMMQSFGGADIFYQQFFISSVSPLGFTKMGKNFNYYDDQEFTNRLTEYIVHQMNRLIKLPLDKEKIYCLGEGKNYKFLVTLNEQHKWFSQIYPLPHPRFIMQYKRKEKSKFIQKYLQALSEY
- a CDS encoding class I SAM-dependent methyltransferase — translated: MQERHKDRKLYFNEQSATTEKYVIPYIQEIRKFDASSFILEVGCGEGGNLEPFLKMGCKVYGIDILDHQIQIAREIFAHHPMHHNLNLIAQDIYKIKPEDLPSFDVIFLRDVIEHIPDQQKFMHFIKSFLKDDGVIFFGFPPWRMPFGGHQQVCQHKLLSKLPYFHLLPQFLYASVLKSFGESKALIDGLKEVKETGISIHEFFRYLRTSGFEIARENHYLINPNYEIKFNLAPRMLPSIFKIPWLCDFYTTAVYCVAKKKL
- a CDS encoding sulfite exporter TauE/SafE family protein — translated: MTSYEIFLAIIGGFIAGCINTLAGNGSVLTLGFLTEIMGMPGNLANGTNRIGIFIQGLASLEAFQRNKKIPLKETWHYLVIGIIGAIIGALVAIRISPDGFKEVYKYLVLSLLILMIIQSKKWTSKVMFASGLKPWIYIPVFLALGFYGGFIQMGMGIFFLAVMVYVAKLPIIEANAVKVLMVTSYTIIVIGIFHVMGYVDWKIGGTIALGQGAGGWITAHTVSKIPNADKVAYYFLIAIMIFTLLHLFGVFGMLGIHL
- the mce gene encoding methylmalonyl-CoA epimerase; the encoded protein is MISRLKKIEHLGIAVKNIAESNDLYANLLGVNPYKEEEVESEKVLTSFFKIGESKIELLQGLDDNSPITKFIEKRGEGIHHVAFEVDDIYAEMARLKAEGFILLNDQPKRGADNKLICFVHPKSSHGVLVELCQEIKEENDVL
- a CDS encoding FAD-dependent oxidoreductase, with amino-acid sequence MQWHEAEYIGQKIESATTRRFWFKIKSEQALPYAAGQFFTFDLPMGQKRAERWRSYSVANAWDGSNMIELCISYKKGGLASRYFFEDINKGDVLKFKGPDGGFILPSNVGSTLNMICTGAGIVPFRSMIQEVEKNGMKHEGIHLIFGVRKEKDILYYEEIVDWAKYLKNFKASICLSRETKLPPNAENLTFHKGYVHPVYLNEKYRALKENIFMICGWTEIIDETVLHLINELKVDRGQIKYELFG
- a CDS encoding GHMP kinase; this translates as MKVQELSGSEVLWNSYDNNGKKWFEAEIDLMGLDVVKSTDEVAAKYLRKIFKACCNNNSEFLSHWKKYKVDHYLDFPLNWGLGSSSTLINNMASWADVNPYHLYFDIENGSGYDVACANSEGPILYTLGDGSIDLEEVDFHPGFAGQLYFLPLQTKVNSREAVKAARTKNPDKGLIKKASDMTEKLLDLKSLTGFENWVNEHEKMVSDYLGETKVKDRLFPDYWGAVKSLGAWGGDMVLVSSDKNQKETEDYFASKGYSKLIPFKDLVP
- a CDS encoding polyprenyl synthetase family protein, giving the protein MKASLEEIKLPIKEELKQFGTHFKAAIASKVPLLDKISYYIVKTKGKQFRPLISLLSAKVFGPINAQSFAAATMVELLHTATLVHDDVVDDSEQRRGFFSINALWKNKIAVLVGDYLLSRGLLVALERDQFSMLKILSQAVTDMSEGELLQLEKARRLDINEDIYYRIIRQKTASLIAASVSCGVLSTSEDPEMLKLMHQFGSDLGMAFQIKDDLMDLSEESVGKPRINDIKEKKMTLPLIIALKNAPSQKSRQLINQIRANSEDPKVIQAAIRFILDHNGVIEASKSMMDFRDKALGSLKTLPDNEARASLEKVCYFVTERNN
- the purQ gene encoding phosphoribosylformylglycinamidine synthase subunit PurQ, whose amino-acid sequence is MKFGVITFPGSNCDDDMLYVLGQVFGYKVVHIWHKETKLEGFNPGDCIFIPGGFSFGDYLRCGAIARFSPIMEDVIRFARNGGMVIGICNGFQILCEAGLLPGQLLLNENQHFICKNVYLKAATKDSPLTYDLDLHRAYKIPIAHAEGRYYADEKTLSDLQKNNQILFQYCDEDGKVSASSNVNGACLNIAGICNENRNVCGMMPHPERASEEALGNTDGKFLFHSLFSWLKEHYALIA